One window of the Pseudofrankia sp. DC12 genome contains the following:
- a CDS encoding EamA family transporter has translation MPPRHRLLAVVVAIAWGLNFLAIDASLRHFPPFLLAAVRFTVIAIPTLLLVPRPAVPARLLLGYGIGFGTLQFLFLYWAMHTGIQPGLASLVLQSSAPFTVLLGAVGFRERITPRRLAGLLVAALGLGVVGWTRAHDSAALGPFLLVLAGGFGWAIGNVCNARAHAPNPFHLTLWMSVVPPVPMLALSLVVEGPQRVAGAFTTAGHLWSSLAGLAYTVLIGTLLGSGIWSWLMARHPAGLVAPFSMLVPVVGLSASAVLVGERLSAVEIAGAVLVVGGVLYGATSRSGALSADGARRSAGRESGPAAAPGELA, from the coding sequence ATGCCGCCGCGCCACCGCCTGCTCGCCGTCGTCGTCGCTATTGCCTGGGGCCTGAACTTCCTCGCCATCGACGCCTCACTCCGGCACTTCCCGCCGTTCTTGTTGGCGGCGGTGCGATTCACCGTCATCGCCATCCCGACGCTGCTCCTGGTGCCCCGGCCCGCCGTCCCGGCGCGCCTGCTGCTCGGCTATGGAATCGGCTTCGGGACGCTGCAGTTCCTCTTCCTCTACTGGGCCATGCACACCGGCATCCAGCCGGGGCTCGCGTCCCTGGTACTGCAATCCTCGGCGCCGTTCACCGTGCTGCTCGGGGCGGTCGGGTTCCGCGAGCGGATCACCCCTCGCCGGCTGGCCGGGCTGCTCGTGGCCGCCCTCGGCCTCGGCGTCGTCGGCTGGACCCGGGCGCACGACTCGGCTGCGCTCGGCCCGTTCCTGCTGGTGCTCGCCGGCGGCTTCGGCTGGGCCATCGGGAACGTCTGCAATGCCCGGGCGCACGCGCCGAACCCGTTCCACCTCACCTTGTGGATGTCGGTTGTCCCGCCGGTGCCGATGCTGGCGCTGTCCCTGGTCGTCGAGGGGCCGCAGCGGGTCGCCGGCGCGTTCACCACGGCCGGCCACCTCTGGAGCTCCCTCGCCGGCCTCGCCTACACGGTCCTGATCGGCACGTTGCTGGGCTCGGGCATCTGGAGCTGGCTGATGGCCCGCCACCCCGCCGGCCTGGTCGCGCCGTTCTCGATGCTCGTGCCCGTCGTCGGGCTGTCCGCCTCGGCGGTCCTGGTCGGCGAGCGGCTGTCGGCCGTCGAGATCGCCGGTGCTGTCCTCGTCGTGGGTGGTGTGCTCTACGGCGCGACCTCGAGGTCTGGCGCGCTGTCGGCCGATGGGGCCCGGCGTTCCGCCGGCCGCGAGAGCGGTCCCGCGGCGGCGCCCGGCGAGCTGGCCTAA